One window of Trinickia caryophylli genomic DNA carries:
- a CDS encoding sugar ABC transporter substrate-binding protein: MNRRIRRRLIAAAAVLAAVAATPFSVGDAVAQSAKKPKVALVMKSLANEFFLTMEEGAKDYQKHNANKFDLITNGIKNETDTAAQINIVEQMINSKVDAIVLAPADSKALVPVVKKAIDAGIIVVNIDNRLDPEVVKSKGVKVPFVGPDNRKGARKVGEALARRLKAGDQVGIIEGVSTTTNAQQRTAGYKDAMEKAGAKVVSVQSGDWEIDKGNAIAAAMLNQYPDLKALLCGNDNMAIGAVSAVRAAGKQGKVYVVGYDNINAVKPMLKSGRVLATADQFAAKQAVFGIDVALKALEEHKKQGELSDVVETPVELVTKGK, encoded by the coding sequence ATGAATCGTCGTATTCGTCGTCGCCTGATCGCCGCGGCGGCCGTTTTGGCCGCCGTCGCCGCCACGCCGTTTTCAGTCGGCGACGCTGTGGCGCAAAGTGCCAAAAAGCCGAAGGTGGCGCTCGTCATGAAATCGCTCGCCAACGAATTCTTCCTGACGATGGAAGAGGGCGCCAAGGACTACCAGAAACACAACGCGAACAAGTTCGATCTGATTACGAATGGAATCAAGAACGAAACGGACACCGCCGCGCAGATCAACATCGTCGAGCAGATGATCAATTCGAAGGTCGATGCGATCGTCCTCGCACCGGCAGACTCGAAGGCGCTCGTGCCCGTCGTCAAGAAGGCCATCGACGCAGGCATCATCGTCGTGAACATCGACAATCGTCTCGATCCCGAGGTTGTGAAGTCGAAGGGCGTAAAAGTACCGTTCGTCGGTCCGGACAATCGCAAGGGCGCGCGCAAGGTGGGCGAAGCGCTCGCCAGGAGGCTGAAGGCGGGCGACCAGGTGGGCATCATCGAGGGGGTCTCCACGACGACGAACGCGCAGCAGCGCACGGCAGGGTACAAGGACGCCATGGAGAAGGCAGGGGCGAAGGTCGTTTCCGTCCAATCGGGCGATTGGGAAATCGACAAGGGCAATGCCATCGCCGCCGCCATGCTCAACCAGTATCCGGACCTGAAGGCGCTCCTGTGCGGCAACGACAACATGGCGATCGGTGCCGTGTCGGCCGTCCGGGCGGCCGGCAAGCAAGGCAAAGTCTACGTGGTCGGCTACGACAACATCAATGCCGTAAAGCCGATGCTCAAGAGCGGGCGGGTACTCGCCACGGCCGATCAGTTCGCCGCGAAGCAGGCGGTTTTCGGAATCGACGTTGCGCTGAAGGCGCTCGAGGAGCACAAGAAACAGGGTGAATTGTCCGACGTCGTCGAGACGCCCGTCGAACTCGTCACGAAGGGCAAGTAA